One genomic segment of Stigmatopora argus isolate UIUO_Sarg chromosome 1, RoL_Sarg_1.0, whole genome shotgun sequence includes these proteins:
- the acvrl1 gene encoding serine/threonine-protein kinase receptor R3 isoform X2 has translation MNELQTADPIDGEKTTVAPQQLRPELWITVALLLLLTVASLCGLLIFLHFRRAHIRLQNAEDHDATMLKVPVGEDPTYGDIFDEFCTSGSGTGLPYLVQRTMARQISLVECVGKGRYGEVWRGTWMGESVAVKIFSSRDEQSWFRETEIYNTVQLRHDNVLGFIASDMTSKNSSTQLWLVTHFHELGSLYDFLQYSSLEPESCLKMCLSVACGLVHLHTEIVSSQGKPAIAHRDLKSRNILVKRNGQCCIADLGLAVIHSQTNDYLDVGHNPRVGTKRYMAPEVLDESIRIDVFESYKQTDIWALGLVFWEISRRTIVNGIVEEYRPPFFDLVPTDPSFEEMKKVVCVDQQKPSLHNRLHSHPIMSSIVKIMKECWFQNPPARLTALRVKKTLSKLDHDSDFNSKKLKQDI, from the exons atgaatgaacttcaaACTGCAGATCCAATCG ATGGTGAGAAAACCACAGTAGCGCCACAACAGCTCCGTCCAGAGTTGTGGATCACTGTAGCTCTACTGCTGTTATTGACCGTGGCCAGTTTGTGTGGCCTGCTGATCTTTCTGCACTTCCGGAGAGCACACATCCGTCTCCAAAATGCCGAAGACCATGATGCCACCATGCTTAAAGTCCCAGTGGGAGAAGACCCCACGTATGGT GATATATTTGATGAGTTCTGCACATCAGGGAGCGGTACTGGGCTCCCCTACCTGGTCCAAAGAACTATGGCCAGGCAGATTTCACTAGTGGAATGCGTTG GTAAAGGCAGGTATGGGGAAGTGTGGAGGGGAACATGGATGGGGGAGAGTGTAGCAGTCAAGATCTTCTCCTCCAGAGACGAGCAGTCCTGGTTCAGAGAGACTGAGATCTACAATACCGTCCAGCTTCGGCATGACAACGTGCTGG GTTTCATAGCCTCTGATATGACATCCAAGAATTCCAGCACCCAGCTGTGGCTCGTCACCCATTTTCACGAGCTTGGATCACTCTATGACTTCCTGCAGTACAGCAGCTTAGAGCCCGAGAGCTGCCTGAAGATGTGCCTGTCAGTGGCTTGTGGTCTGGTCCACCTCCACACTGAGATCGTCAGCTCACAGGGCAAACCTGCCATTGCCCACCGAGATTTGAAAAGTAGAAACATCCTTGTGAAGAGGAACGGGCAGTGTTGCATCGCTGACCTTG GTCTAGCTGTGATTCACTCTCAGACCAATGATTATCTGGATGTTGGCCACAACCCTCGTGTGGGGACAAAACGCTACATGGCGCCTGAGGTGCTGGATGAGAGCATACGGATAGACGTCTTTGAGTCCTACAAGCAAACAGACATCTGGGCCTTGGGCTTGGTCTTCTGGGAAATTTCGCGCAGAACAATTGTCAATG ggattGTGGAAGAGTACCGTCCTCCCTTCTTTGACCTGGTGCCTACTGATCCCAGCTTTGAAGAGATGAAGAAAGTGGTCTGTGTAGACCAGCAGAAGCCCAGCTTGCACAACAGGCTGCATTCCCACCCG ATAATGTCATCCATTGTGAAGATCATGAAGGAGTGTTGGTTCCAGAACCCACCAGCCCGCCTGACAGCTCTACGTGTTAAGAAGACCCTCTCCAAATTGGATCATGACAGTGACTTCAATAGCAAGAAACTCAAACAGGACATCTAG
- the acvrl1 gene encoding serine/threonine-protein kinase receptor R3 isoform X1: MKSIKLNSWPRLCFKRSKLDDDGRRAVSKRITLKGKLMTEMESPLGFTAILVGLVLFMPACHADSMGGEELLCSCINEKGTCINDTCRGNICFYTWVHGHEEKGCFSKHYMEQCFTVFERFHIFCCKENQCNAFATPPPNIDGEKTTVAPQQLRPELWITVALLLLLTVASLCGLLIFLHFRRAHIRLQNAEDHDATMLKVPVGEDPTYGDIFDEFCTSGSGTGLPYLVQRTMARQISLVECVGKGRYGEVWRGTWMGESVAVKIFSSRDEQSWFRETEIYNTVQLRHDNVLGFIASDMTSKNSSTQLWLVTHFHELGSLYDFLQYSSLEPESCLKMCLSVACGLVHLHTEIVSSQGKPAIAHRDLKSRNILVKRNGQCCIADLGLAVIHSQTNDYLDVGHNPRVGTKRYMAPEVLDESIRIDVFESYKQTDIWALGLVFWEISRRTIVNGIVEEYRPPFFDLVPTDPSFEEMKKVVCVDQQKPSLHNRLHSHPIMSSIVKIMKECWFQNPPARLTALRVKKTLSKLDHDSDFNSKKLKQDI, translated from the exons ATGAAAAGTATAAAGCTTAATTCTTGGCCACGTTTGTGTTTTAAGCGCTCGAAGTTGGACGACGATGGGAGACGTGCGGTATCCAAACGCATCACGTTGAAAGGAAAGCTGATGACAG AGATGGAAAGTCCGCTTGGCTTCACTGCGATACTTGTTGGACTAGTGCTGTTCATGCCGGCATGCCATGCAG ATTCAATGGGTGGTGAGGAGCTGCTGTGTTCTTGCATAAATGAAAAAGGCACATGCATAAACGATACGTGCAGGGGCAACATATGCTTCTACACATGGGTGCACGGCCATGAGGAGAAAGGTTGCTTCTCCAAGCACTACATGGAGCAGTGCTTCACCGTCTTTGAACGCTTCCATATCTTCTGCTGCAAAGAGAACCAATGCAATGCCTTTGCAACGCCGCCTCCAAACATTG ATGGTGAGAAAACCACAGTAGCGCCACAACAGCTCCGTCCAGAGTTGTGGATCACTGTAGCTCTACTGCTGTTATTGACCGTGGCCAGTTTGTGTGGCCTGCTGATCTTTCTGCACTTCCGGAGAGCACACATCCGTCTCCAAAATGCCGAAGACCATGATGCCACCATGCTTAAAGTCCCAGTGGGAGAAGACCCCACGTATGGT GATATATTTGATGAGTTCTGCACATCAGGGAGCGGTACTGGGCTCCCCTACCTGGTCCAAAGAACTATGGCCAGGCAGATTTCACTAGTGGAATGCGTTG GTAAAGGCAGGTATGGGGAAGTGTGGAGGGGAACATGGATGGGGGAGAGTGTAGCAGTCAAGATCTTCTCCTCCAGAGACGAGCAGTCCTGGTTCAGAGAGACTGAGATCTACAATACCGTCCAGCTTCGGCATGACAACGTGCTGG GTTTCATAGCCTCTGATATGACATCCAAGAATTCCAGCACCCAGCTGTGGCTCGTCACCCATTTTCACGAGCTTGGATCACTCTATGACTTCCTGCAGTACAGCAGCTTAGAGCCCGAGAGCTGCCTGAAGATGTGCCTGTCAGTGGCTTGTGGTCTGGTCCACCTCCACACTGAGATCGTCAGCTCACAGGGCAAACCTGCCATTGCCCACCGAGATTTGAAAAGTAGAAACATCCTTGTGAAGAGGAACGGGCAGTGTTGCATCGCTGACCTTG GTCTAGCTGTGATTCACTCTCAGACCAATGATTATCTGGATGTTGGCCACAACCCTCGTGTGGGGACAAAACGCTACATGGCGCCTGAGGTGCTGGATGAGAGCATACGGATAGACGTCTTTGAGTCCTACAAGCAAACAGACATCTGGGCCTTGGGCTTGGTCTTCTGGGAAATTTCGCGCAGAACAATTGTCAATG ggattGTGGAAGAGTACCGTCCTCCCTTCTTTGACCTGGTGCCTACTGATCCCAGCTTTGAAGAGATGAAGAAAGTGGTCTGTGTAGACCAGCAGAAGCCCAGCTTGCACAACAGGCTGCATTCCCACCCG ATAATGTCATCCATTGTGAAGATCATGAAGGAGTGTTGGTTCCAGAACCCACCAGCCCGCCTGACAGCTCTACGTGTTAAGAAGACCCTCTCCAAATTGGATCATGACAGTGACTTCAATAGCAAGAAACTCAAACAGGACATCTAG
- the ankrd33aa gene encoding photoreceptor ankyrin repeat protein: MASLCEDPHLGTGQSEDSEMNLDDSDSGSTLSDDSLLPNFERDDKYAEPPTTLYEACVRNDPVSLQRMLERGVTKEEAMELDINSRNGLMVAVSKGFVDVITTLHVCPLIDINHQDNDGNSALMIAAQSGFAAILNYILNYYSGVDTEVRDPRGFTALIKAGLQGREDCVSALLMHGADMNAVDYVQGRGLKDWVLRTGRFETMNRIRYLQAHPAAEQFCDNYKPEWPELKQLVAKAAASKSAGQKLRQRLMDSLTLSFPQHPQENGVMDHMVRMTTSIHSPLVATACHPLCPSSPPEIGKRRLAVPELFEKHNSKELEESKVSHSNGSFASPSPSPASIASVSLTSCCQENERRESVPSGGMRGFIPRSMAHRNSIFPSGCVPKIEVTRSGEPTQKKEKKKKLHNGYLEPPVWRYKEAKEEKKREKKQKEKEQEEKRRAKGSKC; this comes from the exons ATGGCCTCGTTGTGTGAGGACCCCCACTTGGGCACTGGCCAATCTGAGGATTCTGAGATGAACCTGGATGATTCTGACAGTGGAAGCACCCTCTCTGATGACTCACTGCTTCCTAACTTTGAAAGAGATGACAAGTATGCAGAGCCTCCAACAACACTATATGAGGCATGCGTTCGGAATGATCCCGTCTCCCTGCAAAGGATGCTGGAGAGAGGCGTTACCAAAGAAGAGGCCATGGAATTGGATATTAACAGTCGG AATGGACTAATGGTAGCCGTGAGCAAAGGTTTTGTGGATGTCATCACCACACTGCATGTCTGCCCACTAATAGACATCAACCACCAAGACAACGATGGTAACTCTGCCCTCATGATTGCAGCCCAGTCTG GCTTCGCCGCAATTCTAAACTACATCCTCAATTATTACTCTGGTGTGGACACCGAGGTCAGGGATCCCCGTGGTTTCACTGCTCTAATCAAGGCAGGCCTGCAGGGCAGAGAGGATTGCGTGTCGGCTCTCCTCATGCATG GTGCGGATATGAATGCAGTGGACTACGTTCAAGGCCGCGGCCTGAAGGATTGGGTTTTGAGGACAGGTAGATTTGAAACAATGAACAGGATACGCTACCTGCAAGCGCACCCTGCCGCTGAGCAGTTTTGTGATAACTACAAACCTGAATGGCCAGAACTCAAGCAACTGGTGGCAAAGGCCGCAGCCAGCAAAAGTGCAGGCCAGAAACTGCGGCAGCGCTTGATGGACAGCTTGACTCTCAGCTTCCCTCAACACCCCCAAGAGAATGGGGTCATGGATCACATGGTGCGAATGACTACGAGCATCCACAGCCCTCTGGTGGCCACTGCTTGCCATCCGCTGTGTCCTAGTAGCCCCCCGGAAATTGGGAAGCGGAGGCTTGCTGTTCCCGAACTATTTGAGAAGCACAACAGCAAGGAACTGGAGGAGAGCAAGGTGTCTCACAGCAACGGCTCCTTCGCTTCCCCCTCCCCCAGTCCTGCATCCATCGCCTCGGTATCCCTGACCTCCTGCTGCCAGGAGAACGAGCGAAGGGAAAGTGTGCCGTCCGGGGGTATGAGAGGCTTTATTCCCCGCAGCATGGCACACAGGAACAGTATCTTCCCCTCGGGTTGCGTCCCAAAAATTGAAGTGACTAGATCTGGGGAGCCTACTCaaaagaaagagaagaaaaagaaattgcATAATGGGTACCTGGAACCTCCAGTGTGGAGGTACAAGGAAGCCAaggaagagaaaaagagagaaaagaagcAAAAGGAAAAAGAACAAGAAGAGAAGAGGAGAGCCAAGGGCTCCAAATGTTAA